The Marivirga tractuosa DSM 4126 genome contains the following window.
AATTGAATGGACAATGAGGTTTTACCTACGGCAGTTGGGCCTGCCAAAATCACTATGGTTTTAGATATTTTACTCAAATTTGATATATAATTCAATCTTAAAAGCTTAAATTGAGCTGTAAATTTAAATATTTTGGAGTTACAAAATTACGATAAAGAAGAACTTATTAAAGAGGTAGAGAAATTGAGGCTTGCGCTCTACCAGAACAAATATTTGCTCAAAAATTCTAGAAATTTTGAAAACAGTAAATTTCCAGAAGAAGGGATAGATTTGAGCATGGAATATACGGCTAACGGGCAAATACTAAAAACTAACAAAAATTGGCGCAAAGCATTAGGGTATTCTAGCCAAGACCTGAAGCACATCTTTATTAGAGATATTATTTTTCCTGAAGATTGGCATAAATTTCAAAATGTCACCGATCAGGTTGTCAAGAATAAATCGCAGGAATTGCTGGAAGTTCGTTTAAGTTCCAAAAACAACGATAAGATTCATGTCACAGGCATTTTGTTAATCAGCATGAGCAATAAAAATATCGTTGCAAATTTTCAAGATATCACGCACCAAATTCATGCCCAAAAAGCCCAAAACCTCTTTTATGAAATAACCAATTTGACACTTAAAAGTACAGATCTAGACAGTCTATTTAGAGGGATACATGAAAAGTTAAAAGAAGCAATGGAAGCCAAAAACTTCTTCATTGCTCAATTCAAATTTGAAAAACAAGAGCTATTCTTCCCATATATCCATGATGAGTTTGTGGAAGATTCCCCAAAATCCATAACAGTAGAATACAAAAAAGGATTGTGCGAATACATATATCACCAAAGAAAATCCATGTTACTAAAGGAGTCAGACATTATGGATTTGATATTGGAAGGTAAAATCAATCAATATGGCACAATTCCGAAGGTTTTCCTAGGTGTTCCATTTCAGACAGAAAAAGGAACTCCTGGTGTAATTGGAGTACAAAGCTATAGAGATGAATATGCCTTTCATAACAGGGATTTAAAACTGTTAAATTTTATTTCTAATCAGGTGTTATTGTCAGTTGAAAGGAAGTTTATCGAAGAAAAAATCAGTACTCAGGCAGGCCGACTTCAGTCCATATTTAATAGTAGTAATCACATTATCTGGTCAATTAATAAAGATTATAAACTGACGTCCTTTAATCAAAATTTTGAATATGAATTTTTAAAATATTTCAATTTCAAACCACAAGTCAATACTGATTTAAGAGGTAAATTAATAACATCAATATTTACTTCAGGAAGTTATAATTTTTGGGGGGATAAATTTGAAAGTTGCCTAAATGGTGAGGCTATAAATTTTGAAGTAGAATTTGAAAACCCTCTTGATAAGTCGGTAGTTTGGAAAGAGATATTTTTGAATCCAATATATACAGAAAGTGGAGATATTACGGGTCTTTCAGGCATTGCCCACGATATAACAGAAAGAAAGATCAATGCCCTTAATATTCAAAAAAGTGAGTTGAAATTCCGGAATATATTTGAATCTTTTCAAGATATCTATTTCAATTGTCGTTTTGATGGCGAAATCATCCTTATTAGTCCTTCAGTAAAGGAGAACATTGGGTATGAACAGGATGAGGTTACCGGGAATAATATTACGAACTATTACCTCTACACCAAAAAAACAAAGGATCTGTTAAAAAAGCTGGTATCGAGAAGAAAGGTGCAAAATTTTGAAGCTACTCTTATCACCAGAGATGGACGACTAGTGAATTGTATTTGCAATGTTCGTTTAGTTAGAGATAAAGACAGCCGAGAAGTCACAATAGAGGGTGTTGCTCGCGATATCACAAAATTAAAACAAGCCAACCGAGAACTATTGCATGCAAAAAACATGGCTGAGAATTCCTTGAAAGTAAAAGAACAATTTTTAGCTAATATGAGTCATGAAATCCGAACTCCTATGAATGGAGTTATTGGCATGGTGGATTTGTTGTCTCAAACTCAGCTCAATCCGGAGCAAATGAATTTTGTGCACACAATTAAGCGTTCATCAGAAACTTTATTAACAATCCTAAATGACATTTTAGATTTAAGCAAAATTGAAGCTGGTAAAATGAAAATCCAGCCGCATATAACGGAAGTAAAATCCGTTTTCGATAAAGTATTAAACTTATTCAGTCAACAAGCCAATCAAAAATCAATTGATTTAAGCTATAAAATTGATAGTGAAATCCCTAAATATCTAAAAATTGATGAGACCCGAATTATTCAAATCATCTCCAACCTTACCTCAAATGCCTTAAAATTTACAGAGAAAGAGGGTAAAGTGCTCCTGCATATTTCGAAAGAAATTAAAGACAATCTCTATAGAATTGCCGTTGAAGATACGGGAATTGGAATATCTGAAAATGATCAGCAGCAATTATTCAAATTATTCACTCAAGTAGACAATTCCAGTACCAAAGCCTTTAGTGGCACAGGACTAGGACTTGCCATTTCAAAACAATTGAGTAGCTTGATGGGAGGTCAAATTGGTGTCAGTTCTGAACCCGATGAGGGCAGTGTTTTCTGGTTTACTCTAGTTGGAGAACAAGCTTCCGAAGCAGAAATTGAAGCATTTAAGAGTCAAAAGCAAACAGTATCTAAAAGTCAAAAGCTCAACTTTAAAAGCGACAACGCACCTTTTATATTGATAGTGGATGACAATACGATAAATCGACAAGTAGCCAGTCAAATCTTAATGAAATCAGGATTCAAAACAGATTTAGCCTTTAGTGGGCCAGCAGCAATTGAAAAAGTTAAGAATCATGATTATGATTTGATCTTTATGGATATACAAATGCCGGTAATGGATGGTGTTACTGCCACTCGGGAAATTAAAAAGCTCCCAAAGAAAATACCCCCTATTGTGGCCATGACAGCATACTCAATGAAAGAAGATCGTCAACGGTTTTTAGATCTTGGAATGGACGACTACTTAGCAAAACCAATAGTCTCCAGCCTATTGCTAGAAGTCATCCAACAAAATTTACCTGTTTTCGAAACAAGCGACTTTTATCAACAAGAACCAGAATCAAAAGAAAGCAATGGATCGAAATTAGAATTAATCGATCAATCAACACTTAATCAACTTAGCAAATACGCAGACAAGCCCACAATCAAATCATTCTTTGAAGAATTTGAAATTGAGGCGAAAAGTTTGATATTGGAGAGTATAAATGCTGAAAAGACTTCGGACATAGATAAAATATTAAGTAATTTGCATACTCTTAAAGGAAATGCTGGTACACTTGGAATTCGTTCGTTAGAAGAACAAGCGAAAAAAATAGAAGCCGATTTAAAGAAAGAAAAAACCGAAAAGCTTATAAATGACTTAAACCATTTATTAGATAATTTTAATAAATTTACAGATAATTATCAGTCAATATTAAAGTAAGATGGCAGAAACAAAAAAAGTACTTATAGCAGAGGATAGCTCGGTAATCCAAAACCTTACCAAGAAAATCTTAATGATGCAAAATTACAGCATCCATTCAGCTAAAAACGGAGAGCAAGTTTTGAAGGCTTTGGAATCCGAATCATTCGATATAATCTTAATGGACATCAATATGCCGAAAATGGATGGTATGGAATGTACTAGAGCTATTAGGGCATTAGATGACAAAGAAAAGTCAGCTATTCCGATCATAGCAATCACTGGAAATGCTAAAAATTACAGTATAGAAGATTTTAAAGAAGCTGGTATCAATGAATATTTGCAAAAACCACTCAATTTCGATCAATTGGTGGAAACAGTAAAGAAATTAACACAGTAATATGCAGATAAAGTACACAAAATCATTCCTCAGCAAATTAGAAGATGTATTCGCTGAATCTGATTACGTCCTACGATACGAAAAAGGAAATTTTAAATCAGGTTATTGTGTATTAAAAGATCAAAGAATAGTCATCATCAATAAATTCTTTGACACTGAAGGAAAAATCAATTGCTTAGTGGACATCTTGAAAAATATTGAACTGGATAGCAAAACATTAAGTGATAAAAACAAAAATTTCTATTTAGAACTGCAACAAACAGAACTCGCACTTTGAAGGTAACATTTCTAGGAACAGGAACATCGCAAGGAGTTCCCGTAATTGCATGCGATTGTGAAGTATGTCGCTCTCTTGATTATCGGGATAAAAGAACAAGAACTAGCATCCATATTGAAATTGAAGGGAAAAGCATCGTCTTTGATACGGGCCCAGATTTCAGAGAACAAATGCTAAGGGAAAGAGTCAGTAATCTAGATGCTGTTGTCTATACCCATGAACATAAGGACCATACAGCTGGACTAGATGATGTTCGATCTTACAACTTTAAGCAGGATATGGACATGCCTGTTTATGGTAGAAAACAAGTCTTGGAGCAAATCCAGAGAGAATTCGCCTACATATTTGCTGCCAATAAATATCCAGGAATTCCAAAAGTCAAACTTCACGAAATAGAAAACAAACCCTTTCAAGTTGAAGGTATTGACATCTTACCTATTAATGTAATGCATTATAAACTCCCTGTCTTTGGCTATCGAATAAAAGACTTTACTTACATCACCGATGTAAATCATATTCCTGAGGAGGAGAAAGAAAAAATAAGAGGCAGTAAGATATTAGTATTAAGTGCATTACAGAAAAAATCACATCTTTCCCATTTTAATCTGGAACAAGCAATAGCTATGGTGGAGGAATTAGAAATCCCACAAGCATACTTCATCCATATGGGGCATAGAATGGGTTTGCATAGAAATATTGAGGAAGAATTGCCTGAAGGCATGGAATTAGCATACGATGGACTTCAAATAGAACTTTGAGATGCATAATAACTATTATGTATTCCGACAATTATCATCAGAACTAGAAGATAAAATTAGTGGAAGCGATCTACTTGCTTGCTTTAGCCAAAGCCGAGACGAACTTATTTTAGGTTTTAGTCAAGGGCAAGAAGATTTTTATATTAAAGCTTCATTAAAACCTGAATTTTCTTGTCTCAGCTTTCCCAATCAATTTGCCAGAACAAAAAGTAACAGCATTGATTTATTTACTGATTTTATCGGCAAAAAAGTAAATAGAATTCAGCAATTTGAAAATGAACGTTGCTTTGCCATTCAATTTGAAGAAGATTGGTCATTACTTTTCAAAATGCATGGAAACCGATCCAATATTATTGGTTTTCAGGCTGGTAACGCAATGGAGTTATTCCGAAATAGCTTCCCACAAGATATGGAGCTAGAATTGAAGGGACTAGACAGGCCAATCGATCAAAGTAAAGAGGCTTTTTTTGCATTTGACGGCAACTATCAGAAGCTTTTTCCCACCTTTGGCAAATTGATCAAGCAATATTTCCAAAGTATAAATTTGCAAGAAAAGTCGCTGGAGGAACAATGGGAAATCGTTTCACTACTTGAATCAGAAATAAAAAATCCTGACGGTTATTATACCATCTTATGGAATGATGAAATTCATTTTTCTCTCGTAAAAATAGGTGAGGTAATTAAAGAAGAAAAGAGTTGTATTGAAGGTATTACGCAATTTTTCTATACCTATTCGAAAGAGAATTTCATACGAAAGGAAAAGAAACGACTTTCAAAACAATTGGAAAAGCAGCGTAACCAGGCTATAAACTATATTAAAAAATCAAACCAAAAGCTTGAAGATGTATTAAACAAACCAGGCTATAATCAACTTGCTAACATTTTGATGGCGAATATGCATCAAATTCCACCTCATGCCAAAGAAGTAGAGCTATTCAATTTTTATACAAATAAGAATATTAAAATCCCACTAAAATCTCATTTGAGTCCACAAAAAAATGCTGAAAACCTCTACAGAAAATCAAAGAATCAGAAAATTGAATTAGAACAATTACAAGCATCCATCAAACAAAAAGAGCAG
Protein-coding sequences here:
- a CDS encoding PAS domain S-box protein; the encoded protein is MELQNYDKEELIKEVEKLRLALYQNKYLLKNSRNFENSKFPEEGIDLSMEYTANGQILKTNKNWRKALGYSSQDLKHIFIRDIIFPEDWHKFQNVTDQVVKNKSQELLEVRLSSKNNDKIHVTGILLISMSNKNIVANFQDITHQIHAQKAQNLFYEITNLTLKSTDLDSLFRGIHEKLKEAMEAKNFFIAQFKFEKQELFFPYIHDEFVEDSPKSITVEYKKGLCEYIYHQRKSMLLKESDIMDLILEGKINQYGTIPKVFLGVPFQTEKGTPGVIGVQSYRDEYAFHNRDLKLLNFISNQVLLSVERKFIEEKISTQAGRLQSIFNSSNHIIWSINKDYKLTSFNQNFEYEFLKYFNFKPQVNTDLRGKLITSIFTSGSYNFWGDKFESCLNGEAINFEVEFENPLDKSVVWKEIFLNPIYTESGDITGLSGIAHDITERKINALNIQKSELKFRNIFESFQDIYFNCRFDGEIILISPSVKENIGYEQDEVTGNNITNYYLYTKKTKDLLKKLVSRRKVQNFEATLITRDGRLVNCICNVRLVRDKDSREVTIEGVARDITKLKQANRELLHAKNMAENSLKVKEQFLANMSHEIRTPMNGVIGMVDLLSQTQLNPEQMNFVHTIKRSSETLLTILNDILDLSKIEAGKMKIQPHITEVKSVFDKVLNLFSQQANQKSIDLSYKIDSEIPKYLKIDETRIIQIISNLTSNALKFTEKEGKVLLHISKEIKDNLYRIAVEDTGIGISENDQQQLFKLFTQVDNSSTKAFSGTGLGLAISKQLSSLMGGQIGVSSEPDEGSVFWFTLVGEQASEAEIEAFKSQKQTVSKSQKLNFKSDNAPFILIVDDNTINRQVASQILMKSGFKTDLAFSGPAAIEKVKNHDYDLIFMDIQMPVMDGVTATREIKKLPKKIPPIVAMTAYSMKEDRQRFLDLGMDDYLAKPIVSSLLLEVIQQNLPVFETSDFYQQEPESKESNGSKLELIDQSTLNQLSKYADKPTIKSFFEEFEIEAKSLILESINAEKTSDIDKILSNLHTLKGNAGTLGIRSLEEQAKKIEADLKKEKTEKLINDLNHLLDNFNKFTDNYQSILK
- a CDS encoding response regulator, whose translation is MAETKKVLIAEDSSVIQNLTKKILMMQNYSIHSAKNGEQVLKALESESFDIILMDINMPKMDGMECTRAIRALDDKEKSAIPIIAITGNAKNYSIEDFKEAGINEYLQKPLNFDQLVETVKKLTQ
- a CDS encoding MBL fold metallo-hydrolase: MKVTFLGTGTSQGVPVIACDCEVCRSLDYRDKRTRTSIHIEIEGKSIVFDTGPDFREQMLRERVSNLDAVVYTHEHKDHTAGLDDVRSYNFKQDMDMPVYGRKQVLEQIQREFAYIFAANKYPGIPKVKLHEIENKPFQVEGIDILPINVMHYKLPVFGYRIKDFTYITDVNHIPEEEKEKIRGSKILVLSALQKKSHLSHFNLEQAIAMVEELEIPQAYFIHMGHRMGLHRNIEEELPEGMELAYDGLQIEL
- a CDS encoding NFACT RNA binding domain-containing protein, whose protein sequence is MHNNYYVFRQLSSELEDKISGSDLLACFSQSRDELILGFSQGQEDFYIKASLKPEFSCLSFPNQFARTKSNSIDLFTDFIGKKVNRIQQFENERCFAIQFEEDWSLLFKMHGNRSNIIGFQAGNAMELFRNSFPQDMELELKGLDRPIDQSKEAFFAFDGNYQKLFPTFGKLIKQYFQSINLQEKSLEEQWEIVSLLESEIKNPDGYYTILWNDEIHFSLVKIGEVIKEEKSCIEGITQFFYTYSKENFIRKEKKRLSKQLEKQRNQAINYIKKSNQKLEDVLNKPGYNQLANILMANMHQIPPHAKEVELFNFYTNKNIKIPLKSHLSPQKNAENLYRKSKNQKIELEQLQASIKQKEQELQEAESKLGEIEAAEDIKAIKKLIKQNPVKERAQVELKVPYRKFEYAGFTILVGKGARENDELTLKFAKKNDLWLHAKDVTGSHVVLKQQSSKPFPQEVVEKAAQAAAFYSKRKSDSLSPVIVTPKKYVRKPKGLPPGMVHVDKEDTILVKPEAWWTSQ